The nucleotide sequence GCCTGTGGATCCTCTGTCTTGtccttttccccttctccttaTCCTATCCTGAAAGCTGGGTGCCCCTTATAAACCTCACTCACCACATCCTACGTGATACCAACTCTTCACTGTTTTCCGACTGCTGGGTCTGCCTGTCCACCCGAACCCAACGGTCCCTAGCAGTCCCAGCCCCTCTGTCCATTTGGACAGACACGCCCATGAAGCTCCACCTTACCTACTCAGTCAAGCCCTTTCCCGGTTCCTTTCCCATTAGCGACATTGAAAGACGCCTCCGTCTCTTCCACCCACTGACTGCCTCCTATTCCTTCCACAATCCTGACAGAAGGGCGATTGCTTTTCTTCAACTTGTCAGCTCAACAGGCATATTTCGGATCATCACCCGGATAACCTCTGTGATATATCCCGATAAGGAGCGTTTCTTTGAATCTGCCCAACGCCCTCTCTGGGGACCACTCTTTACTGAGACCGTCCTCAGGTCACAGGCCCCACTCTGCATATCTCGATTCTTCAAGGACTCCGCTTTTGCCACGTTTGTAGGtaacctctctgcctctctctgcaacTACACCCTTCGTATTTCACCTTCTACCAGTCATGAAAACCTAGATCTTTCCACCACCCATCCATTTAAACACGCAATGAAAAGACCGGATGCCAAATGGAAAAACCCGCTCCGTTTTTCCGGGCCCCCCTCTCTAATCTTCTCGAAGCCGGCTTACTATCCCTGCCCAACAGACAACAAATACTGCCACACCTCTCCGGCCACTCCCTGGATGCGCTGTCCTCACGCTCCCTCCGGTACCTGCTATAACCTCACTTTATTCGAATCAGACAACTTAACCCACCCCATTACCATGTCAGTAGACCCCATCCACTTCAAGGTCAAACTCCAGGGCCACAGAGACCCCTATCCACTCTCCCATTACCAGCCCCTCACGGGAGCTGCCCTGTCTGGACAATATTCAGTCTGGGAGAATGAGGTCACTATCCAAGAAAACTGGGACGCCACCTCCAACATTTTCTCACATCTTCTCAGCTTCTCATACGCCTTCTGCCTCAACTCTTCAGGCGTTTTCTTCCTCTGCGGAACAGCGACTTACGTCTGCCTCCCAGCCAATTGGTCCGGTGTCTGTACCCTTGTCTTCCAGTACCCGGATATTGAACTCCTCCCCAATAACCAAACGGTGCCTGTCCCCCTTtttgcttcagttctttcctcgGCCTCAGTTCTTCGCCCAAAGAGGTCCCCtcacctcctccccttccttgcCGGCCTGGGCATCTCTTCTGCCCTTGGTACGGGCATAGCTGGCTTGGCCTCCTCGACTCTCTATTTCCAACGGCTTTCGAAGGCTCTCTCAGAAACCCTGGAAGAAATAGCTGCCTCTATCACTACCCTCCAGAACCAAATAGACTCGCTCGCGGGTGTTGTTCTGCAAAACCGCCGAGCTCTGGACCTCATCACCGCGGAGAAAGGGggcacctgcctcttcctccaggaAGAGTGCTGCTTCTATGTAAACCAGTCTGGAATAGTCCGGGATGCCGCAAGGAAACTCCGAGAACGAGCATCTGAACTTGGCCAGCATTCTGATTCTTGGGGACAGTGGCCTGACCCTGGACGCTGGTTGCCCTGGCTGACTCCCTTTCTGGGAcctcttctcttcatcttcttcctacTGACATTTGGGTCTTGTCTTTTGAACTGCCTGACTCGTTTTGTGTCCCAGAGACTTGGCTCCTTTGTCCAGGACACTGCCAAAAGGCATGTGGACAGCATCCTCCAAAATTTCCAATATAAAAAACTGCCCCAAGACTCCCCAGATGAGGCCACCATTCCTACGTAACAGGAAGAAGTTAAGCGGGCACCAAGTATTCCCCCCTCCCTTGTACCCAGTTAATAGATTCCAAGTCAGGAGTATTAGCTGTGGCCTCATGTTTGTATCAGTGTTAATTCCAGAAACTAGAGTAATTTGGATTCCAGAAAATCACTTATTTTTCTAGATCTGAGCTCCTTTTGCCTTATCAGTAGCCCCCATCTCAGACATTGCCTCTAGAGATGTTTCTCATCACCTGACATTCTTTAATCCATCATTCACCTACTACTTAGCTACTCTTAGCAATGGCCAAAGAAGGACTGTTTTCAGTGCCCTGCCTGGAAGTGGAGAGTGGGCTCTCTTGTATAGAGATCTCTGCTCCCCAGGCCTGTGCTGCCATGGAGCGACTTATTCCTTTGTCTTTCCTACTTTCTGACCTCACACGAAGAACATTGAGGTGGCAGGGAGCTTCCAGAAGATGGAAGGGGACCAGCAGGGACCCTCTATGACagctttcagagagagagagagagagagagaga is from Apodemus sylvaticus chromosome 8, mApoSyl1.1, whole genome shotgun sequence and encodes:
- the LOC127690925 gene encoding syncytin-B, which encodes MTRLWILCLVLFPFSLSYPESWVPLINLTHHILRDTNSSLFSDCWVCLSTRTQRSLAVPAPLSIWTDTPMKLHLTYSVKPFPGSFPISDIERRLRLFHPLTASYSFHNPDRRAIAFLQLVSSTGIFRIITRITSVIYPDKERFFESAQRPLWGPLFTETVLRSQAPLCISRFFKDSAFATFVGNLSASLCNYTLRISPSTSHENLDLSTTHPFKHAMKRPDAKWKNPLRFSGPPSLIFSKPAYYPCPTDNKYCHTSPATPWMRCPHAPSGTCYNLTLFESDNLTHPITMSVDPIHFKVKLQGHRDPYPLSHYQPLTGAALSGQYSVWENEVTIQENWDATSNIFSHLLSFSYAFCLNSSGVFFLCGTATYVCLPANWSGVCTLVFQYPDIELLPNNQTVPVPLFASVLSSASVLRPKRSPHLLPFLAGLGISSALGTGIAGLASSTLYFQRLSKALSETLEEIAASITTLQNQIDSLAGVVLQNRRALDLITAEKGGTCLFLQEECCFYVNQSGIVRDAARKLRERASELGQHSDSWGQWPDPGRWLPWLTPFLGPLLFIFFLLTFGSCLLNCLTRFVSQRLGSFVQDTAKRHVDSILQNFQYKKLPQDSPDEATIPT